Proteins from a genomic interval of Methanoplanus endosymbiosus:
- a CDS encoding thioredoxin family protein translates to MSEDIILELDEKNWEKKIENSKKPAIVMYYSESCSHCRTMKPYFEKFAGEYGDKIIFGRIDVGRSSWIRERYGVMSTPTFKYFCGGKPVSDLIGAVYPKVLENMIRDMIKHGKECADRSSEIDYEITGYA, encoded by the coding sequence ATGTCAGAAGATATAATACTGGAACTGGATGAAAAAAACTGGGAAAAAAAGATTGAGAACAGCAAAAAACCTGCCATTGTAATGTATTACAGTGAATCATGCTCACACTGCCGGACAATGAAACCATATTTTGAAAAATTTGCCGGAGAATACGGCGACAAAATAATCTTTGGAAGGATTGACGTTGGCAGATCGTCATGGATAAGGGAGAGATACGGGGTCATGTCAACACCAACATTCAAGTATTTCTGCGGGGGAAAACCAGTATCAGATCTCATAGGAGCTGTATATCCAAAAGTCCTTGAAAACATGATCAGGGATATGATAAAACACGGTAAAGAATGTGCAGACAGATCTTCAGAGATAGATTATGAGATAACCGGATATGCCTGA